A DNA window from Ranitomeya imitator isolate aRanImi1 chromosome 2, aRanImi1.pri, whole genome shotgun sequence contains the following coding sequences:
- the GOSR2 gene encoding Golgi SNAP receptor complex member 2 isoform X1, producing MEALYHQSNKHIHEVQSQMGRLDSCDKQSVHLLENEIQARIDQIFSNLERLEILSSKEPPTKRQNAKLRVDQLKYDVQHLQTGLRNFQHRRYTREQQDKEREELMTRSYTTNDSETSIHIDETLQFNSSVRNAHQGIDDLLGSGTTILDGLRDQRKTLKGTQKKILDVANMLGLSNTVMRLIEKRAFQDKVIMIGGMLLTCLLMFLVFKYLT from the exons ATGGAGGCTCTTTACCACCAAAGTAACAA ACATATCCATGAAGTTCAGAGTCAGATGGGACGGCTGGATTCGTGTGACAAACAATCTGTACATC TCCTAGAAAACGAGATCCAAGCCAGAATAGACCAGATCTTTAGTAACCTGGAGCGTCTGGAGATCTTGTCTAGCAAAGAGCCGCCTACCAAACGGCAGAATGCCAAACT GAGAGTGGACCAGCTGAAATATGACGTGCAGCATTTACAAACAGGACTACGAAATTTTCAGCATCGGCGTTACACCCGAGAGCAGCAGGACAAAGAGCGAGAGGAGCTGATGACGCGCTCTTACACCACCAAT GATTCAGAAACCTCAATACACATTGATGAGACCCTTCAATTTAATTCGTCCGTCCGTAATGCTCACCAAGGGATAGACGACCTTCTGGGGAGTGGGACCACTATACTGGATGGGCTGAGGGACCAAAGGAAGACCTTAAAG GGAACCCAGAAGAAGATCCTGGATGTTGCAAACATGCTCGGCCTGTCCAACACGGTTATGCGTCTGATTGAGAAGCGAGCGTTCCAGGACAAGGTCATCATGATTGGAGGGATGCTGCTGACCTGCCTGCTCATGTTTCTGGTCTTTAAATACCTGACGTGA
- the GOSR2 gene encoding Golgi SNAP receptor complex member 2 isoform X2, translating into MEALYHQSNKHIHEVQSQMGRLDSCDKQSVHLLENEIQARIDQIFSNLERLEILSSKEPPTKRQNAKLRVDQLKYDVQHLQTGLRNFQHRRYTREQQDKEREELMTRSYTTNGTQKKILDVANMLGLSNTVMRLIEKRAFQDKVIMIGGMLLTCLLMFLVFKYLT; encoded by the exons ATGGAGGCTCTTTACCACCAAAGTAACAA ACATATCCATGAAGTTCAGAGTCAGATGGGACGGCTGGATTCGTGTGACAAACAATCTGTACATC TCCTAGAAAACGAGATCCAAGCCAGAATAGACCAGATCTTTAGTAACCTGGAGCGTCTGGAGATCTTGTCTAGCAAAGAGCCGCCTACCAAACGGCAGAATGCCAAACT GAGAGTGGACCAGCTGAAATATGACGTGCAGCATTTACAAACAGGACTACGAAATTTTCAGCATCGGCGTTACACCCGAGAGCAGCAGGACAAAGAGCGAGAGGAGCTGATGACGCGCTCTTACACCACCAAT GGAACCCAGAAGAAGATCCTGGATGTTGCAAACATGCTCGGCCTGTCCAACACGGTTATGCGTCTGATTGAGAAGCGAGCGTTCCAGGACAAGGTCATCATGATTGGAGGGATGCTGCTGACCTGCCTGCTCATGTTTCTGGTCTTTAAATACCTGACGTGA